In Populus trichocarpa isolate Nisqually-1 chromosome 7, P.trichocarpa_v4.1, whole genome shotgun sequence, the following proteins share a genomic window:
- the LOC18100950 gene encoding chaperone protein dnaJ 20, chloroplastic, with the protein MEMSLQVSPRTANKLPIMMKKWSRQKSYKHRTILCKTATNEVAFRKKMNFYEVLSLGSQNVGFDEIKKAYRSMALQYHPDVCPPSAKEESTKRFVELQKAYETLSDPIARRMYDLELGMVNSVGFAFEGLPSEDRKNSFPREVWERQLHGLYQRSYARVERWNNGYTHVKVI; encoded by the coding sequence ATGGAGATGTCCCTGCAAGTAAGTCCTAGGACAGCAAATAAGTTGCCAATTATGATGAAGAAATGGTCAAGGCAAAAATCCTATAAGCACAGGACAATTTTATGCAAGACGGCGACTAACGAGGTAGCATTTCGAAAAAAGATGAACTTCTATGAAGTTCTTTCTCTTGGATCTCAGAATGTAGGGTTTGATGAGATAAAGAAAGCTTATAGAAGCATGGCTCTGCAATACCACCCGGATGTATGTCCTCCCTCAGCAAAAGAAGAGTCTACAAAGCGATTTGTTGAGCTTCAAAAGGCTTATGAGACATTGTCTGATCCAATTGCTCGTAGAATGTATGATCTCGAGTTGGGTATGGTTAATTCTGTAGGATTTGCGTTTGAAGGGCTTCCATCGGAGGATAGGAAGAACAGTTTTCCAAGGGAAGTGTGGGAAAGGCAACTGCATGGATTATATCAGCGATCATATGCCCGAGTGGAGAGGTGGAACAATGGATATACTCATGTGAAagttatttaa